The following proteins are co-located in the Camarhynchus parvulus chromosome 19, STF_HiC, whole genome shotgun sequence genome:
- the TUBD1 gene encoding tubulin delta chain isoform X1 → MSIVTVQLGQCGNQIGHEVFSALCSDSCGTHGLCSKNENQSYQASCRERFFCEERSAVPVARAVLVDMEPKVISQALSVAASSGHWRYSSRSHFCQKQGSGNNWANGYCVHGPRHKEAIMDLVQREAERCDRLGGFFTIMSMAGGTGSGLGAFVTQCLRDAFPTSFILNHVIWPYGTGEVIVQNYNSVLTLSHLYHSSDALLVHENDVIHKICAQLLNIKQISFRDVNQVIAHQLGSVFQPAHAAGEGSGYSRNPLGDLMEALVPHPEFRMLGLRNIPQMAESSLPYSTFSWPGLLKHLRQMLIANAQMEEGIDWQVRPPHPGSSIPSTNKPLHFNTSIANLLILRGKDVHSVDLGSFQDPSLYTSWLNPQDAFNAWKTPRAFNKYEKSAALVSNSQFLLKPLDSIVGKAWNMFASKAYLHQYTKFGIQEEDFLDCFTTLEQVISSYTNL, encoded by the exons ATGTCAATTGTCACAGTGCAGCTTGGGCAGTGTGGGAACCAGATTGGGCACGAGGTGTTCAGTGCtctctgcagtgacagctgtgGCACCCACGGGCTGTGCTCCAAAAATGAGAACCAATCCTACCAAGCTTCCTGCAGGGAACGGTTCTTCTGCGAGGAGCGATCTGCAG TGCCTGTTGCCCGGGCTGTGCTCGTGGACATGGAGCCCAAAGTGATCAGCCAGGCCTTGTCCgtggctgccagctctggccaCTGGAGGTACAGCAGCCGCTCACACTTCTGCCAGAAGCAAGGATCTGGGAACAACTGGGCCAACGG GTACTGTGTTCACGGGCCCAGACACAAAGAAGCAATCATGGACCTGgtgcagagagaagcagagagatGTGACAGGCTGGGGGGATTTTTCACAATCATGAGCATGGCTGGGGGCACAGGATCAGGCCTGGGGGCATTTGTGACCCAGTGTTTGAGAGATGCTTTTCCAACCTCCTTCATACTGAACCACGTCATCTGGCCCTATGGCACTGGGGAG GTCATTGTTCAAAACTACAACTCTGTTTTGACTCTGTCACATCTGTACCACTCCTCAGATGCCCTTCTTGTCCATGAGAATGATGTCATCCACAAGatctgtgcccagctgctgaATATCAAACAGATTTCCTTCAGGGATGTCAACCAAGTCATTGCTCACCAGCTGGGCAGCGTTTTCCAGCCCGCTCACGCAGCAGGAGAGGGCTCAGGCTACAGCAGGAACCCCTTAG GAGATTTGATGGAGGCGTTGGTCCCACACCCCGAGTTCAGGATGCTGGGCCTGAGGAACATCCCCCAGATGGCCGAGAGCTCCCTGCCCTAcagcaccttcagctggccTGGCCTCCTCAAGCACCTCAGGCAGATGCTCATTGCTAATGCTCAAATGGAGGAAG GCATTGATTGGCAAGTACGACCGCCACACCCaggctcctccatcccctccacaAACAAACCCCTGCACTTCAACACCTCCATTGCCAACCTGCTCATCCTGAGAGGAAAAGATGTGCACAGCGTGGACTTGG GAAGTTTCCAGGATCCCTCGTTATACACGTCGTGGCTAAACCCCCAGGATGCGTTTAATGCATGGAAAACTCCCAGAGCATTTAACAAGTATGAAAAATCGGCTGCTTTGGTCAGCAACAGCCAGTTCCTGCTGAAACCTCTTGACAGCATCGTAGGAAAAGCTTGGAATATGTTTGCTTCCAA AGCTTACCTTCACCAGTACACAAAGTTTGGAATCCAAGAGGAAGATTTCCTGGACTGCTTCACAACCCTGGAACAAGTTATCTCCAGTTACACCAATCTGTGA
- the RPS6KB1 gene encoding ribosomal protein S6 kinase beta-1 isoform X2, which produces MAGVFDIDLDQPEEAGSDEELEEGGQLSESMDHGGVGQYDLGMEHCEKFEISETSVNRGPEKIRPECFELLRVLGKGGYGKVFQVRKVTGANTGKIFAMKVLKKAMIVRNAKDTAHTKAERNILEEVKHPFIVDLIYAFQTGGKLYLILEYLSGGELFMQLEREGIFMEDTACFYLAEISMALGHLHQKGIIYRDLKPENIMLNHQGHVKLTDFGLCKESIHDGTVTHTFCGTIEYMAPEILMRSGHNRAVDWWSLGALMYDMLTGAPPFTGENRKKTIDKILKCKLNLPPYLTQEARDLLKKLLKRNAASRLGAGPGDAGEVQAHAFFRHINWDELLARKVEPPFKPLLCQCP; this is translated from the exons ATGGCGGGAGTGTTCGACATCGACCTGGACCAGCCCGAGGAGGCGGGCTCGGacgaggagctggaggagggg GGTCAGTTAAGTGAGAGCATGGACCATGGAGGAGTTGGCCAATATGACCT tgGGATGGAACATTGTGAAAAGTTTGAGATTTCAGAGACCAGCGTGAAcagaggccccgagaagatcCGGCCCGAGTGCTTCGAGCTGCTGCGTGTGCTGGGCAAGGGCGGCTACGGCAAG GTGTTTCAAGTACGAAAAGTAACCGGAGCAAACACCGGGAAAATATTTGCCATGAAAGTTCTTAAAAAG GCAATGATTGTAAGGAATGCCAAGGATACAGCTCACACAAAAGCAGAGAGGAATATACTGGAGGAAGTGAAACATCCCTTCATTGTAGACTTAATTTATGCCTTTCAGACTGGTGGAAAACTCTACCTCATCCTTGAGTATCTCAGTG GAGGAGAACTATTTATGCAGTTAGAGAGAGAAGGGATATTTATGGAAGACACAGCCTG CTTTTACTTGGCAGAAATCTCCATGGCACTGGGGCACTTGCATCAAAAAGGAATCATCTACCGGGATCTGAAGCCAGAGAATATCATGCTTAATCACCAAG GTCATGTAAAACTGACTGACTTCGGGTTATGTAAAGAATCCATTCACGATGGAACAGTCACACACACATTCTGTGGAACAATTGAATACAT GGCCCCTGAAATCTTGATGAGGAGTGGGCATAACCGTGCTGTGGACTGGTGGAGTTTGGGGGCATTAATGTATGACATGCTGACTGGAGCA CCTCCTTTCACTGgggagaacagaaagaaaacaattgaCAAGATTCTCAAGTGTAAACTCAACTTGCCTCCCTACCTCACACAAGAAGCCAGAGATCTGCTTAAAAAG CTGCTAAAAAGAAATGCTGCCTCACGTCTAGGAGCTGgtcctggagatgctggagaagTTCAG GCTCACGCCTTCTTCAGACACATCAACTGGGACGAGCTGCTGGCACGCAAGGTGGAACCTCCTTTTAAACCCTTATTG TGTCAGTGCCCATAG
- the RPS6KB1 gene encoding ribosomal protein S6 kinase beta-1 isoform X1, with protein MAGVFDIDLDQPEEAGSDEELEEGGQLSESMDHGGVGQYDLGMEHCEKFEISETSVNRGPEKIRPECFELLRVLGKGGYGKVFQVRKVTGANTGKIFAMKVLKKAMIVRNAKDTAHTKAERNILEEVKHPFIVDLIYAFQTGGKLYLILEYLSGGELFMQLEREGIFMEDTACFYLAEISMALGHLHQKGIIYRDLKPENIMLNHQGHVKLTDFGLCKESIHDGTVTHTFCGTIEYMAPEILMRSGHNRAVDWWSLGALMYDMLTGAPPFTGENRKKTIDKILKCKLNLPPYLTQEARDLLKKLLKRNAASRLGAGPGDAGEVQAHAFFRHINWDELLARKVEPPFKPLLQSEEDVSQFDSKFTRQTPVDSPDDSTLSESANQVFLGFTYVAPSVLESVKEKFSFEPKIRSPRRFIGSPRTPVSPVKFSPGEFWGRGASAGASTTQAPVEYPMETSGIEQMDVTVCGEASAPLPIRQPNSGPYKKQAFPMISKRPEHLRMNL; from the exons ATGGCGGGAGTGTTCGACATCGACCTGGACCAGCCCGAGGAGGCGGGCTCGGacgaggagctggaggagggg GGTCAGTTAAGTGAGAGCATGGACCATGGAGGAGTTGGCCAATATGACCT tgGGATGGAACATTGTGAAAAGTTTGAGATTTCAGAGACCAGCGTGAAcagaggccccgagaagatcCGGCCCGAGTGCTTCGAGCTGCTGCGTGTGCTGGGCAAGGGCGGCTACGGCAAG GTGTTTCAAGTACGAAAAGTAACCGGAGCAAACACCGGGAAAATATTTGCCATGAAAGTTCTTAAAAAG GCAATGATTGTAAGGAATGCCAAGGATACAGCTCACACAAAAGCAGAGAGGAATATACTGGAGGAAGTGAAACATCCCTTCATTGTAGACTTAATTTATGCCTTTCAGACTGGTGGAAAACTCTACCTCATCCTTGAGTATCTCAGTG GAGGAGAACTATTTATGCAGTTAGAGAGAGAAGGGATATTTATGGAAGACACAGCCTG CTTTTACTTGGCAGAAATCTCCATGGCACTGGGGCACTTGCATCAAAAAGGAATCATCTACCGGGATCTGAAGCCAGAGAATATCATGCTTAATCACCAAG GTCATGTAAAACTGACTGACTTCGGGTTATGTAAAGAATCCATTCACGATGGAACAGTCACACACACATTCTGTGGAACAATTGAATACAT GGCCCCTGAAATCTTGATGAGGAGTGGGCATAACCGTGCTGTGGACTGGTGGAGTTTGGGGGCATTAATGTATGACATGCTGACTGGAGCA CCTCCTTTCACTGgggagaacagaaagaaaacaattgaCAAGATTCTCAAGTGTAAACTCAACTTGCCTCCCTACCTCACACAAGAAGCCAGAGATCTGCTTAAAAAG CTGCTAAAAAGAAATGCTGCCTCACGTCTAGGAGCTGgtcctggagatgctggagaagTTCAG GCTCACGCCTTCTTCAGACACATCAACTGGGACGAGCTGCTGGCACGCAAGGTGGAACCTCCTTTTAAACCCTTATTG cAATCTGAAGAGGATGTGAGCCAGTTTGATTCAAAGTTTACACGTCAGACACCTGTTGATAGCCCAGATGACTCAACTCTCAGTGAAAGTGCCAACCAGGTCTTTCTG GGTTTTACGTATGTGGCTCCATCTGTACTTGAAAGCgtaaaagagaaattttcttttgaacCAAAAATTCGATCACCTCGCAGATTCATAGGTAGCCCTAGGACACCTGTCAG cCCTGTAAAGTTTTCCcctggggaattctggggaagAGGTGCTTCTGCCGGCGCATCCACCACCCAGGCACCTGTGGAATACCCGATGGAGACCAGTGGAATTGAACAAATGGATGTGACAGTCTGTGGAGAGGCTTCAGCACCACTTCCAATCCGACAACCAAACTCTGGGCCCTACAAAAAACAGGCTTTTCCCATGATCTCCAAACGGCCGGAGCACCTGCGCATGAATCTATGA
- the RNFT1 gene encoding E3 ubiquitin-protein ligase RNFT1, which yields MRRHKSERTPGATPTMHPDCAHLHSVQGGGDDSPCSCSSSSARLAAEGSCPGDVRIQLGSSAAEPRENPSSRGSRAGSQSRGHGEAAGPEDAAAEPEEQGGSSLAELRCLLQWLHRSLPYLLILSVKLLMQHSTGISLGIGLLTTYAYANKSIVNQVFLRERCSKLQCTWLLLYLSGSSLLLYYTFHSQALYHSLIFLSPTVDFMNFWEVLWIVGVTDFILKFFFMGLKCFILLVPSFVMSFKSKGYWYMLLEELCQYYRMFVPIPVWCRFLMAHGELDTALGWTLGILLGLLYLILKLLSFFGQWKNFRQVLRIFFTRPHYGVPASKRQCSESDDICSICQAEFQKPILLICQHIFCEECISLWFNREKTCPLCRTVISDHVNKWKDGATSMHLQIF from the exons ATGAG GAGACACAAATCAGAAAGAACCCCAGGAGCAACCCCCACCATGCACCCCGACTGTGCCCATCTCCACAGCGTCCAGGGCGGCGGCGATGACTCcccttgctcctgctcctcctcctcggccaggctggctgcagaagGCTCCTGCCCCGGGGATGTGCGCATCCAGCTGGGCTCCAGCGCGGCGGAGCCCAGGGAAAACCCGAgctcccggggctcccgggCGGGCTCCCAGAGCCGCGGCcatggggaggcagcagggcccGAGGATGCAGCTGCGGAGCCCGAGGAGCAGGGCGGGAGCTCCCTGGCCGAGCTGCGCTGCCtcctgcagtggctgcacagGAGCCTGCCCtacctcctcatcctcagcgTCAAACTCCtcatgcagcacagcactg GCATTTCTCTTGGAATTGGGCTGCTAACAACTTATGCATATGCAAACAAAAGCATAGTAAATCAGGTTTTTCTCAGA GAACGGTGCTCCAAGTTGCAATGCACGTGGTTACTGCTCTACCTGAGTGGATCATCTCTCCTCTTGTATTACACCTTCCACTCTCAGGCCCTGTACCACAG CTTAATCTTCTTAAGCCCCACTGTGGATTTTATGAACTTTTGGGAGGTGCTTTGGATTGTGGGAGTCACAGACTTTATTCTGAAATTCTTCTTCATGGGCTTGAAGTGCTTTATTCTCCTGGTGCCTTCTTTTGTGATGTCCTTTAAATCCAAG GGCTACTGGTACATGCTGTTAGAAGAACTCTGCCAGTATTACCGTATGTTTGTCCCCATACCAGTGTGGTGCCGTTTCCTCATGGCCCATGGGGAGCTGGACACTGCCCTGGGATGGACCCTTGGCATTCTGCTGGGCCTTCTCTACCTCATCCTCAAG cTTTTGAGCTTTTTTGGACAATGGAAAAACTTCAGGCAGGTCTTACGGATATTTTTTACACGCCCA CACTACGGGGTGCCAGCCAGCAAGAGACAGTGCTCTGAATCTGATGATATTTGTTCCATTTGCCAAGCTGAATTTCAGAAGCCTATTCTGCTGATCTGTCAG CACATATTTTGTGAAGAATGCATCTCTTTATGGTTTAATAGAGAAAAAACCTGTCCACTCTGCAGAACTGTTATTTCAGACCATGTTAACAAGTGGAAGGATGGAGCCACATCTATGCATCTCCAGATTTTCTAA
- the TUBD1 gene encoding tubulin delta chain isoform X2: protein MDLVQREAERCDRLGGFFTIMSMAGGTGSGLGAFVTQCLRDAFPTSFILNHVIWPYGTGEVIVQNYNSVLTLSHLYHSSDALLVHENDVIHKICAQLLNIKQISFRDVNQVIAHQLGSVFQPAHAAGEGSGYSRNPLGDLMEALVPHPEFRMLGLRNIPQMAESSLPYSTFSWPGLLKHLRQMLIANAQMEEGIDWQVRPPHPGSSIPSTNKPLHFNTSIANLLILRGKDVHSVDLGSFQDPSLYTSWLNPQDAFNAWKTPRAFNKYEKSAALVSNSQFLLKPLDSIVGKAWNMFASKAYLHQYTKFGIQEEDFLDCFTTLEQVISSYTNL from the exons ATGGACCTGgtgcagagagaagcagagagatGTGACAGGCTGGGGGGATTTTTCACAATCATGAGCATGGCTGGGGGCACAGGATCAGGCCTGGGGGCATTTGTGACCCAGTGTTTGAGAGATGCTTTTCCAACCTCCTTCATACTGAACCACGTCATCTGGCCCTATGGCACTGGGGAG GTCATTGTTCAAAACTACAACTCTGTTTTGACTCTGTCACATCTGTACCACTCCTCAGATGCCCTTCTTGTCCATGAGAATGATGTCATCCACAAGatctgtgcccagctgctgaATATCAAACAGATTTCCTTCAGGGATGTCAACCAAGTCATTGCTCACCAGCTGGGCAGCGTTTTCCAGCCCGCTCACGCAGCAGGAGAGGGCTCAGGCTACAGCAGGAACCCCTTAG GAGATTTGATGGAGGCGTTGGTCCCACACCCCGAGTTCAGGATGCTGGGCCTGAGGAACATCCCCCAGATGGCCGAGAGCTCCCTGCCCTAcagcaccttcagctggccTGGCCTCCTCAAGCACCTCAGGCAGATGCTCATTGCTAATGCTCAAATGGAGGAAG GCATTGATTGGCAAGTACGACCGCCACACCCaggctcctccatcccctccacaAACAAACCCCTGCACTTCAACACCTCCATTGCCAACCTGCTCATCCTGAGAGGAAAAGATGTGCACAGCGTGGACTTGG GAAGTTTCCAGGATCCCTCGTTATACACGTCGTGGCTAAACCCCCAGGATGCGTTTAATGCATGGAAAACTCCCAGAGCATTTAACAAGTATGAAAAATCGGCTGCTTTGGTCAGCAACAGCCAGTTCCTGCTGAAACCTCTTGACAGCATCGTAGGAAAAGCTTGGAATATGTTTGCTTCCAA AGCTTACCTTCACCAGTACACAAAGTTTGGAATCCAAGAGGAAGATTTCCTGGACTGCTTCACAACCCTGGAACAAGTTATCTCCAGTTACACCAATCTGTGA